The region GCTTCATTCGCCATTTCTTACGTTTATTTGAAGGTAAACTCTCTTGAAAGAAAAGTTAGCCGTGAAACAATTATTATATCCGTTTAGGTTTTTGATCaatatttcgaaaatttaaggATCTTAGTTTAAATATACTTACCTtccattacattatatattatgtataacattCTGGAAGATTGTCTTCCATTATGACAATTTTTAGAGTATgagataggcctacatgatgtagCCAACATTCATTTAAATAACTACGAGCAAACAAATAATCTATAACAATACGCGAAATCAAACTTTACAATGATAAGAGTATATTCTCCTTTAGTGACAATTGAACAAGACATATTAAATGAAACGTTAAATTGCTTCAACTTACGGACAGAGCATCCTCATCAGATCCTCCACGGCCGTAGTTGTATCCACCACCTGGAGCATACAGGGAACCACCGGCACCACCTCTGCCAAAACCAGGAGCTCCATATTGCGTAGAGGGACCACCAGCACCACCAAATCCACCAGCACCGCCAAATCCACCAGCAGCAGGAGCGCCATACTGAGTAGAGAGACCACCAGCACCGCCGAATCGACCAGCAGCAGGAGCGCCATATTGTGTAGAGAGACCACCGGCACCACCGAATCGACCAGCAGCAGGAGCGCCATACTGTGTAGAGAGTCCACCAGCACCTCCGAATCGACCACCAGCTCCACCAAGTCGTCCAGCAGCAGGAGCACCATATCGTGTTGAGAGTCCACCAGCTCCACCGAATCGGCCACCAGCACCACCAAATCTTCCCGCAGAAGGAGCACCATACTGCGTAGAAAGTCCACCAGCACCACCAAATCGACCAGCAGCAGGAGCACCATAACGCGTTGAGAGTCCACCAGCTCCACCACCGAATCCTGGAGCACCATACTGTGTAGAAGGTCCACCAGCTCTAGCGCCACCGCCGAATCCTGGAGCACCATACTGTGTTGAGAGTCCACCAGCTCCAGCTCCACCACCGAATCCTGGAGCACCATACTGTGTTGAGAGACCACCAGCTCCAGCTCCACCACCGAACCCTGGAGCACCGTATTGCGTGGAGAGGCCTCCAGCAGCACCACCAAATCCCGGTGCGCCATACTGACTAGATGGAGGCAGATATTGGCGACCCACTGGGGGCTCGGCCACAACTCCGGCTAGCGCCACAGCGCAAATGACAAGCAACGCCTGCAAGAAGAAAGTATTGAATTAGTACACCATGCACTACGTCTGATGACTACttcaaatacatttaaatatttccctCTGTCCTCAATTAATACAGGTAACTGGTAAGATAGAAGGTTTTATTATGTGCAGAATATGTTGTTAGTGTTGATTTGCAAAAGCGAGGACTTCCTTACAAGGTAGCTGTAATGGGGTGACGGTGAAAAACTGGTGGAAAAGGAGAAGTGTACCGGAAGCGCTGTGAGAAAATTTGGtccatataaaatataaagatatttAATGCTGTTGTTCCAGAAAACATTCTATTTCacttataattttcaataattgaaataaacatCAATAACTTCAAAGAGACATTGATTACATGGCATGTGGCGAAGTTCAGTTCTTCAGTTTCAATGTGCATTGCATTGGTTTCATTATTATATTCGAAACTTAATAAATAGTTTCGTTACTGGAACTTAGTAAGGAAGCAAACTTGGTGATTATTATACTTTCTTACAAGTAagtgacttttagagaacctgaaggttcattgcagccctcacataagcctgccattggcccctatcctgagaaTGATTAATCCAGTGCCTAGCATCATAtttcacctccttcaaatccatttttatattatcctcccatctacgtctcggcctccccaaaggtctacaAAAGGTAATCTCCTATTGGTAATATGTCATTCCCATATAACctaacagtcgacctggttggcgagttggtatagcgctggccttctatgcccaagtttgcgggttcgatcccgggctaggtcgatggcatttaagtgtgcttaaatgcgacaggctcatgtcagtagatttactggcatgtaaaagaactcctgcgggacaaaattccggcacattcggcgacgctgatataacctctgcagttgcgagcgttgttaaataaaacataacataacatgtaaCCTAACATCCTATACTCCACATTCTATAACtagttagtttttttctttttgatactAATGTTATCCCTCCTGTTCTAGAAAGACTAGTGACATTCCaaataccaaatctcataaccttattcctttgctgtagtcgtgtcatagaatcagttccattccgagacttatgttggggtttcgtaacaatctCTTTTTTATAGTGATGAGTTGTTAGGCCTTCGCCCAACCCCGAAACTGGAGGActatcccttatcggctgtccgcgactgcttattcaatatattcgcggctacccttcatatctggaggccgtctcttctACCCGCAACCTGCCgtagtgatagggacccacaatacatcgagtgattaattataatatatttgtattttcacGACCGGTAGATTTCATTACATCTGACTTCTGAACACAAAATCCTCGTATCAATAACACAAGAgagatacataattattttttttttaactttatgtcATTTATGTATGTCTTTCTACTTAAATTTGCAGCACTCAGAATGATATACACGGTGTAACTAAAACGAAAGGTAAATTTCATGTGGAATATTCCTCACAGGCGATAGTAGTGATGATGTAACATATgcctaaaaattatatatatattttttaatttaaataagtatACATACACATTAACTAGGCTATACTTTCCATCTTGGAATATTATTGAATTACAAAAGGAATTTACAGAAGCTTACAGAAGCTTAAAGAAGCTTAAAATTACTCCAACTTTAtagttaatttataaaataacaagATAAACTGGCTACACATCAATGAAAATGATGTGTGAGGAATATTTTCCTTGGAAAATGTTAGATTATAtgacaaagaaaagaaataattattgtctCTGAAGAAATTGGGAGGCAAAATTTATTTGGAGGCGAAAAAGATAACACAAATCTAAATTCGTGAAggatttttagtgggttattttacgacgctatatcaacatctcaagttatttagcgtctgaatgaagtgatgataatgccggagaaaagagtccggggtccagcaccgatagttatccagcatttgctcatattgggttgaggaaaaaccccggaaaaacctcaaccaggtaacttgtcccgaccggattCCTACCcgagccatctggtttcgcggccagacgcgctaaccgttacttcacaggtgtggacttttgtgAAGGAGTATGAAGGTAATTCAAGACcagaattgacaaacatcccaagtccactgACGTAATTTTTTTCAGGTGTGCAAAGAAACtataaaaacttgtaaaataggaatattgaaataaatatctgtgtgattaaaaaaataagattagAGCTGCACTTGGAATACTCATTGCAACATTCAaaacgtaacattttaaaattcctttgtagatcgaaaagttacattttctcggataaaatttctgcacatttaaaggataaaactaaaattattctttcaatcatttattatcataatatacttcgCTCTTAAGTTGACtcagaatattgggaattaagtcaaggCTTTtgcaaaacacgttatgaaatgttccatataaaacaatgtttttcccggaaaggaagcaaaaacgagcaaaattttattaaacttttttgtttgaaatatctcaaagaataaccctttgaaattaatgacattacttacggttaaccCTGTATAAAATAACAGTTCTTTGCCTTTCTCGTATGTCTACGAATCAAGAATACTTTTTCGAAAGTTTAACCGAAATTGCggagatgaaatttctaagaaaaaTCGCTGGCTATACGCTATGAATTCAAAATATAACGTCGGAAATCTAAAAGAAATCATAAGTTCATACTATAAACAGTTTTTTTAAGAACATGTTGACCGTATAGAAGAGtcaataaaagtttaatttacaaTCAACTACTATAAAGGCAAGACAGACCCAATAAAAGATCGCAAGAACAATTCTGAGAAATATTTGTGAGGACAACCGACCATGCACCGCTACCTAAGGCCTATTGTGATAAATTCTGGGAAGTATAAACAGACAGCAACATCCTAATCATATggttaataatgattatgatgatggtactGGTGATGCAGATTCAAAATCTTTAATCGAAAGAACTCCAGGCACTTCTTTATACAATACATTCTGAAGTAGTAGCTATCATTCTAGTTTACCAACCTATCATCGTGGTAAAGTATATCGTCTTACAGCTTTATCTagataagaaatagaaatattcACGTTGATGATAGTGCTGATAGGGAGATTTTTGTCAGCCATAATTTAATTAGCCTATTTTATAAGccaataaacataatatatattttattataataagtcTTCATTTTACTGCATCTGATAAATGAAAATTTTCTTGTCATTTATATATTATGAGGAGTATTAATCCCaatgagtaagtatttatataatatacactTGAATTTGGCAGATTCAGAACTTTGTCTTCGTCGGAAAGGAGCCGGGTAAAATTTACTGATCACATCAACATTTACATCGCTTGCCAACCTATCATCAGGGCAGTGAATATCACCTTACATGTTTATCCATCTAGCACTGCTGATGTAGCAGAGCCAAGGAAGGCCTCAGTTGACCATAAGTGGAGACGTTAGCAACCGaccaacatttattttatcaCATAAATCCTCGCTTAGCTTCAATGTGATGTAATTGAACATTTGTTGGCACTTAAAGATTATCAGAGAGTCTCGTAGCTTCATGCAGAGCATTAATCCTAATTGCATTAGCACTAATACAATAGAAGCCCGTATCTAGAGGATACGCTTAACAAAATTGCATTAAGTGCCGCTTCTCAAGTAAGGGGTGACGATGCAGCTCACAAGCCCCTGAAAGCCCTTAACTCACCTTCCCCATTGTGTTGTCGAGAACTGGATGTTCTTCTCTGTTAGAAGTGCTCAGAGGTAAAGAAGATTCTGATGTGATGCTGAAGATGCATCCAATCTTTATATACTAAAGCAGTTACGTATGACCCTGCATGCAtgttgaaaaaaagaaagaaaaacaaacacgcagaaaaaaaaagttgctgCCCATTACATTTCAGTAGCATTAAAATGAAGGTATGCACTCAAGGAATCATTACTGGAGGTGAGGTGTTGCAATAATAGGAGTAGAGGTAGTTCCCCTCCCCTGAAAGTAGATCTACTTTGTTGTGCAGAAGCACGATGATTGGAGTTATTTCCCTTCCTATATCGGTATTGCCGTAAGGCTCATCCATATTATTTATtgccagattaaaaaaaaaatactttcgtaatacGATGATCCAGTTCTTGTACGGTAGGCCTAGTACTAATAGGATTATGCAGCCCACTCTGCTCGGTGGAGTAGTGGGAGTAGGTGGACGGGGGGGTACGTCCAGTACTTGCACTCATTCCGTTACAAGATTCGCTCATAACTAGTTTGATGGCAGATGATGCAAAACGtgtgtttccaatgttatgaaCTTTCATGGAGTAAAGAATGTCGAAGTTCTTTTCTTTCCGTAATTGTTTTGGACGTGAATCATTATTCTAACGATCGATGTTttaagatttttcttctttctcgatcatcaatttaaattctattttagACAGGCGTCTGCCAAGAAGAAGGCCGAAGTAATGGAAACATAATTATCTACCTTGATGATGAAAATTGCAACcgcgtttacttaatttttatacgGGCATAAAAGAAATTGGTCAATATATTAACCTGTGTGTTAATAGATTTTTCCTACTATAGCACGTGTAGATGAAAGATGGATTCCAATCCTATAATTAAGTTAATTTAGGTACTCGAGATAGAAACTCTATTTCAAAAGCCATTTACCATGCTCAGTTTTAcacaataataaatgcaaaaacaTGAAGGTTTATGCTCGAATGAATAATAATGTTACGGAAAGATTTGCGTAATTTCAATTAAGCTTTGCTAACATTTATCTCCGTTCGTTGTAAATGGAGTATTGTAGAAACCTTGCCACAGAAACGTTACGTACTTGACCGATTTTGAAATCAGTTCAATTCAAGCTCCAGTTCATAAATCACACGTAATCATTCCTCACGAAATAGtaacctatttattaaaaaatgcgaaattaattttctcattatatgagaTCTGTAGAAAAATATAGCGTGCAATACATGAACGCAAACACAAACGGATCACgacgctcaatacgtaggaaatatgcatccatagatagttgctaaccactagaatcactaatatcgcctcatcacagacaatgcgaaatagtaccggcacagtctattgttcctattaccctcaacaactcaagcttcgtgactgtaaatactagactgtggtcgaaTTCGAAGTCAAAGCCGGAATCAAAATCGGAGTCGGAGCCTAAAACCATAGTCAAAGTTATGTTCCAAGCCGAAGTCGGAGTCGAAGCTGAAACCGAAGCTGAAGTTGAAGTCGAAGCTGGAGTCGAAGTTGAAGCCGGAATAAAAATCGGAGTTTGAGTCTATAAATCATAGTCGAAGTCATTTTCTCAGCCGAAGTCGGAGTCGGAATCGAAGCCGAAACCGAAGCTGAAGTTAAAGTCGAAGTCGAAGCTGAAGTTAAAGTCGAAGTCGAAGCTAGAATAAAAATTGGGATCGGAGCCTAAACCGTACTCGAAGTTATGTCCTAAGTCGAAGTCGGAGTCGAAGCCGAAACCGAAGATGTAGTTGAAGTTGAAGCCGGAGTTGAAGTCGAAGCAGAAAGATAATCGGAGTCTGAACCGAAGTCGAACTCGAAGTCGTAATCGGAGTCTGAACCGAAGTCGAACTCGAAGTCTGAACCGAAGTCGCAGTCATATTCGAAGTCGAAATCGAAGTCCAATATGGAGTCGGAGTTAAAGTACTGTAGAAATGTAGTAGAAGTTGAAGTCGGAGTCGGAGTCGAACTAGAAGTCGTAATCAGAGTCTGAACCGAAGTCGAACTCGAAGCCGTAATCGGAGCCTGAACCGAAGTCGAACTCGAAGCCATAATCAGAGTCTGAACCGAAGTCGAACTCGAAGCCGTAATCAGAGTCTGAACCGAAGTCGAACTCGAAGCAGTAATCGGAGTCTGAACCGAAGTCGAACTCGAAGCCGTAATCGGAGCCTGAACCGAAGTCGAACTCGAAGCCGTAATCGGAGCCTGAACCGAAGTCGAACTCGAACCGTAATCGGAGCCTGAACTGAAGTCGAACTCGAAGCCGTAATCAGAATCTGAACCGAAGTCGAACTCGAAGTCTGAACCGAAGTCCAAGCTGGAGTCGGAGTTAAAGTACTGTAGAAATGTAGTCGAAGTCGGAGTCGGAGTCGTACTAGAAGTCGTAATCAGAGTCTGAACCGAAGTCGAACTCGAAGCGTAATCGGAGTCTGAACCGAAGTCGAACTCGAAGCGTAATCGAAGTCTGAACCGAAGTCGAACTCGAAGCGTAATCGGAGTCTGAACCGAAGTCGAACTCGAAGCGTAATCGGAGTCTGAAACGAAGTCGAACTCGAAGCGTAATCGGAGTCTGAACCGAAGTCGAACTCGAAGCGTAATCGGAGTCTGAACCGAAGTCGAAGTTGGAGTCAGAGTCGGAATCGAAGTAAAAATGTAGCCGGAATCAAAGTCGAAGCAGGAACCTAATCGGAGTCGAAGCCAGTGCCGAAAGATAAAGTCGAGTCGAAGTCGAAGCCGAAACTGAAGTCGAAGCTGGAGTCGAAGTTGGAGTCGGATTCGGATTCGAAGTAGAAACCGTAGTTGAAGACGGAATCGGAGTCGAGTgcggcattatatggggcagaaaaatgagcattatgaagaagtgaagaaaaacgaccagaaccatttaaaatatgaaaatggagaagaatggagtgtgtgaaatggacagaaaaattaagaaattaagctATAGtagaaagagtgtgtgaagaaagaataatgcttaaactgatcaggaagagaaaaataaattgtctaaGTCACTGattaagaagaaactacctactgaaggaagcATTGCACTGGAAGAAACAGTGAAAAGGAAAAACGTTCGTTAACACAGATGATAAACAAAATTAAGATATAAAGATCTTACGTGAGACTAAGAAGAAGCTGGAAAAAGAGTGAAAATTGGAAAATACTGGTTTCGCAGTGAAAGACcagcccttgggcagaagactatgcATGAATGAAAGTTATTCCTGAAACTTTGTCTGGTAGAACATCCATATGTCGCTTCTAATGgggtattttttctttaaattttaaccgTTTTACAATTACAggtcccagcatcgtgatgcacttagggagctacgataagtagcgaaaatcccgtttcgcaaaccagctataacggctggggggatcatcatgctaaccacacgatacctccattctgggtggatgatcgtccacctctgcttcgacatgtggacgtgaggccagcagccggctggtcggtcttggcccttcaaagggctgtagcgccatggatttactttacattTACAGGTATGTTACACaatcacaatattaataaaactagGACAATAAATTCTaatgttaatatagtaataagAGAACTCTTCCAAAAGGTGTGGCATCCACTCACTTCTTCCTTCTGCCGAGGTTAAGAAAAAGCCTGGGAACTTCAACTTCACATACTTTCTAAGtactaaaatgtatatttttaacttATACCAACGGTTCTATAATTCAGTAGTCACATTTATGTGAAAACAAGGTtataaaatacaacaataaaataaaccttGAAATAAGTGAAATGATTTTCTTAAAGAAGGAAGCTAGACATAAAAGATTTCGTAAAAATCAATTTATCAGATTAAGAAGTATTAAAATTATTCAGTAAGTTCGTCTATAGATGGAAAGGTAAACATCTAAAAATGGACGGAATATCTAAGCGTAGATTTAAaactttataattactattaaagTTTTTGTGTGTATAATAACCAAAACCATAATATACTTAGAATGGTGAAATAGTGTTATTCACATtggagaattaataataataataataataataataataataataataataataataatatgtaaacgtAACGGGAGTATGAAAAATTCgtttaataataagaaaatatgtaccctaacaaacaaatgaatacatGCGGCTGCAAATGATAGGATATCTATGGAGAAATATATTCTGCATAAGAAGAGCGAGCTGAAGACTAATTGGAGAAAATTGACAACAGAAAGTGGCAAAGTGAAAACTGAGAAGCCGGAAAGAAATACGAGGAAATGAACAATAAGGAAAAtaggaataaaaaagaaaattacgaggaaaaagaaaaagaaacggaATATTAACAGGCAAACGAAACTGGAGGGTAAGAGGGAAAGTATacgacgaataataataataataataataataataataatatgtaaacgtAACGGGCGTATGAAAAATCCGTTTAATAATAAGGAAATATGTACCCTAACTAAACAAATGAATACATGCGGCTGCAAATAATAGGATATCTATGCAGAAATATATTCTGCATAAGAAGAGCGAGCTGAAGACTAATTGGAGAAAATTGACAACAGAAAGTGGCAAAGTGAAAACTGAGAAGCCGGAAAGAAATACGAGGAAATGAACAATAAGGAAAAtaggaataaaaaagaaaattacgaggaaaaagaaaaagaaacggaATATTAACAGGCAAACGAAACTGGAGGGTAAGAGGGAAAgtatacgaataataataataataataataataataataataataataataataataataataataataataatagtaaaaggcAGAAGGACGTGTAAGAAAAAGGAAGAATAGGAGGACAGAAAATGAAAGGATACGGTTGCAACGAAAagaaataataagaagaaaacaaaatgagtaaaagaagaaatatggtgaataaatgaaataataagagGAAAGTAAACATTAAAAGGCAAAATAGAAACTAACAAGAAATGTACGAATAACAGAAAAGGAACAATAACATGGAAGGGAGAACAGGGCGAAAAGGGAAGTGAAAAATAGGAGGTAAAGCATAATTATGAAGAAAAGGGCaggaataaaagaaataaaaatgcaaaataaggaagaaaaaaaaggaaatgaaaaaggaTGAATAGTAAAAGAGGGCAGAAAAAGGAAGATGAAAAGGAAAACCATAAAAGCAGATCTATAGGGAagacttggctaatttcgtgacaTGTTTAATTTCgtgaaatttctttttaaatttaccacgaaattataccagcgacAAATGTACCTTTGATGGTATAGTATAAATGGCAGAACATGTActataacatatattttgttcactgcgctcttgAAGTGATGGATTTTTTGGAAATtacttgaagagttgtgagatctatagctttgaatttgtgtgaatatacCATGCGATTTCCTTTATTAAAATAAGagtttttttctgtgttttgtggtccaaattgttttcaatagtAAGTATTGACGCCACAGCGAGCTACGTAACAGACTTCTTCGATACAACAAAGCTTTGTTAACAAATTGTATCAAATCTGTTAAGACCGATTTCAGacgaaaattaatattaaaaaattctgCGCTGTATCAAGGATAGCCTACACCGGCAAGAAGATTATATCATCCTCTTTCGGGAATAAAGCTCTAGTTGTGTTGGTTTCgatatatatatagtcgacctggttggcgagttggtatagcgctggccttctaggcccgaggttgcgggttcgatcccgggccaggtcgatggcatttaagtgtgcttaaatgcgacaggctcatgtcagtagatttactggcatgtaaaagaactcctgcgggacaaaattccggcacattcggcgacgctgatataacctctgcagttgcgagtgtcgttaaataaaacataatatattttttatatatattttaacaaataatgGAGAGTGTGAGTCTATGTTActagaagtaattaatgaaggacaTGGAATTACATTTTCTTCATAAGAAGagacattcagaaattattaattattttttgtttattcatttatttaatctggcggagttaaggccatcaggccttctctactacaccatcagaatacaaatagacatatacaagaaataaatgcagagaggaggaggaaataaaaatagaagtaaagtTGCAGGTACAAATACAAAAAgcacaaatgcaaaaataatgagagaaataaaaatatatatactagtAGGAAGATAAGATCACAATGGACACAAAAGGTACCAATACAGTATGTTTacctaatatattagtgattaagaataatgattaatatctagaagtagctgactgtgcaaatataaagcggaacaaaacagtaacaatttcgaaacatttgcattAAGTTAGAATACTAGTTTACTGCATTGCATTCTACGCCGTAAGAAAACGCTTAATGAATTTGTTTTTGAActtgttaaattccgacagtctctgatatcaCTGGGTAgtgtattccacaagcgcgatagcaagattgtgtatgatgatgaatacgatatcttatatgttggtatggctagtatccTAGATTATCCTAGAGTATAtaaggtcggccttataggttttgaagttaacaacttttgtcaggtttactacgctgccatcgagttgttacataaggagtcacgtcataattcccatttgaattgcattagcgactgtactgccatctcgtgttcgtttacggcggacgggtggcgatcctggctgttgttctcttcaaagtgcaaatgattttaacatagcgatgacctatctgttacatatatgatctaggctagtatgcggctattttgcgtgcgtgcgAAGAGAACCAAGAAACTGCGCTTTCTGATAATTGTAGTGATCGTAATTTTCTCGTCAGTAAGTCGATATTTACAGTATAAAAAACTTTGCTGAAGTATAATAGtgtcagtattgtaattttacgtACATCCGTAGCTTTGCGGATGTCTTTCGTTACTTCCAACAGTGCAGTCGCTGTACTATAGAtaatatctgtggtgtttgggtaaagggagataagtcataaaaatgagttcggagataaatgaaaattaaactttgaacccttattacaaataattttctacacaaataaaacacatcaactgttagtattctttgatttttgcgcacccacttgtataatttaacttgtgtactcaactggggaacaaaattccccctggacaaaaaaatgacatacccctttacccgaacaccacagatatgtCAACTATAGATAATATGTCGGCGCGAAACAAGCATGCCGGCTATATTTTAATGGTGAAGTGTGATTTGAAGACTCTGATTTTGTCGCTGTGGCATGTTTGTCCGATTGTGACTATAGTTCCataatcacagctccgagaaatcgccatTTCTGACCAATAtgtgcataggcggagagagaatagtttccttggggggggggggaagcaaaaccctagaatcccgatataacgaggttatgggggacgtcatttacctcctcccccgttatagcttgaccgtggtacagagtatcggaatatgatcatttaatgaaggtattttcgggaggcatgtttcttacagtgttacatcatATCCACAATGTTTCGGAACGAGTTGTACAGAGCTTGAAccgtaggtctactacaaattataatagggcataaccataggcagagttatgggagggtgtgagggggcactgccccccaaatttgtctgaattttgtttttttgtattaatgttagaaaatgtcgaattcaaaagacttttcttgcttttgtttgtgaatgggatattatttgtaaatgctaccatcttcctggaaaatggctgttttcacaaaaaaaaaaaactttggactatggttgtttcatgaaaaccactgaaaatgtccactcctttaacatgggaCTACGATATTTTGCCTtcactaacacctaattcagtaaatggccgctgcagacttctaacacatgagtacaggctgttacaaaagaaacattacagtgctttcattcctcaaactaggtatagaaattcttatacattcagaagtttaaaataaatattatagtccaaatGCATGGTCTGacgacattaattcgtcaatttaagcacagaaacttaatcataaacaaaagcaagaaaagtcttttgaatgaaatattttgtaatgttaacagaaaaaaagagttcaggtattttggcccttgcaaaaagtaagtagatagaccaagagcgagttactcatcactactggcgggctgggtcac is a window of Periplaneta americana isolate PAMFEO1 chromosome 12, P.americana_PAMFEO1_priV1, whole genome shotgun sequence DNA encoding:
- the LOC138709976 gene encoding pro-resilin-like; protein product: MVLGSDSDFDSGFDFEFDHSLVFTVTKLELLRYIKIGCIFSITSESSLPLSTSNREEHPVLDNTMGKALLVICAVALAGVVAEPPVGRQYLPPSSQYGAPGFGGAAGGLSTQYGAPGFGGGAGAGGLSTQYGAPGFGGGAGAGGLSTQYGAPGFGGGARAGGPSTQYGAPGFGGGAGGLSTRYGAPAAGRFGGAGGLSTQYGAPSAGRFGGAGGRFGGAGGLSTRYGAPAAGRLGGAGGRFGGAGGLSTQYGAPAAGRFGGAGGLSTQYGAPAAGRFGGAGGLSTQYGAPAAGGFGGAGGFGGAGGPSTQYGAPGFGRGGAGGSLYAPGGGYNYGRGGSDEDALSEPANYEFSYEVNDPPSGSEFGHEESRQDEEARGSYHVLLPDGRRQIVEYEANLEGYKPQIRYEETGAGGYPGGRGAGGPY